In Bacillus sp. BGMRC 2118, a single window of DNA contains:
- a CDS encoding iron chelate uptake ABC transporter family permease subunit encodes MRSNRAKLILLVVLAIISMAFYAFYDIKGGFDYAFPKRMVRIGAMVVTGVAIAYATVVFQTITHNRILTPSVMGIDSMYEVVQTLIFFFAGSVSVWVVNKYVNFSLALVVMVLFALLLYRFLFRADKYPIYFLLIIGLIIGTLLGSFVTFLQVIISPTEYLSLQTLLFANFINVKSELLYIAMFILLLSFIYGYFILDQLDVMSLGRENAMNLGVDYDGMVLKVLILSSVLIATSTAMVGPITFLGLIVANLAYQFLTSYKHSVLILGASLISVIALVGGQFLVEHIFELRTTLSVIINFVGGLYFIYLLLKESRASG; translated from the coding sequence ATGCGAAGTAACAGAGCGAAATTAATTCTATTAGTTGTATTAGCAATCATTAGCATGGCATTTTATGCATTCTATGACATAAAAGGTGGATTTGACTACGCCTTTCCAAAAAGAATGGTTCGGATTGGGGCAATGGTTGTAACGGGAGTTGCAATTGCCTATGCGACAGTCGTGTTCCAGACAATTACACATAACCGGATTTTGACTCCGTCCGTGATGGGGATTGACTCCATGTATGAAGTCGTTCAAACGCTTATCTTCTTCTTCGCCGGCTCAGTTTCAGTTTGGGTCGTGAATAAATATGTGAATTTTAGTTTGGCACTAGTCGTAATGGTACTGTTTGCCTTGTTATTATATCGTTTCTTATTCAGAGCAGATAAGTATCCAATATATTTCTTACTGATTATTGGATTAATTATCGGTACACTCTTAGGCAGTTTTGTAACGTTTCTTCAAGTCATTATTAGTCCGACAGAGTATTTAAGTTTGCAAACGCTATTATTTGCGAATTTTATCAACGTCAAAAGCGAATTGCTGTATATCGCCATGTTTATTTTATTGCTGTCCTTTATTTATGGATACTTCATTCTCGATCAATTAGATGTCATGTCGCTCGGCCGGGAAAATGCGATGAATCTTGGCGTGGATTATGACGGAATGGTGTTAAAAGTGTTAATTTTATCGTCAGTCTTAATTGCTACATCTACTGCAATGGTTGGGCCTATCACATTCCTAGGATTAATCGTTGCCAATCTTGCTTATCAATTTTTAACGTCTTATAAGCACTCAGTCTTAATTTTGGGAGCGAGCTTAATTAGTGTCATTGCCTTGGTCGGCGGTCAATTCTTAGTCGAGCATATCTTTGAACTACGAACCACATTAAGTGTCATCATTAACTTTGTAGGTGGCTTATATTTTATTTACTTATTATTAAAAGAAAGTAGGGCATCAGGATGA
- a CDS encoding ABC transporter ATP-binding protein — translation MIEIKGLTKSFFKKPVVEDVSITIEPRTITSFIGPNGAGKSTLLSMVSRLLEADTGEVLLDQNDVKKWKSNEFAKRVSILKQSNHINVRLRVRELVAFGRYPYSKGRLNQEDKAFVDQAIDYMNLRDLQDRFLDELSGGQKQRAFIAMVIAQNTDYILLDEPLNNLDMKHSVQIMKILRMLVDDLGKTVVIVLHDINFASFYSDRIVALKEGKLVKNGPTHEVIRPDSLREIYEMDIPVQEQDGCRVCVYFNSYTSEAN, via the coding sequence ATGATTGAAATCAAAGGATTAACAAAAAGCTTTTTTAAAAAGCCTGTTGTAGAAGATGTATCGATCACAATTGAGCCAAGGACAATTACCTCATTTATCGGGCCAAACGGTGCCGGAAAATCTACACTTCTTTCAATGGTGAGTCGTTTACTAGAGGCTGATACAGGAGAAGTATTGCTAGATCAAAATGATGTGAAAAAGTGGAAATCAAATGAGTTTGCGAAACGAGTGTCTATCTTAAAGCAATCAAACCATATTAATGTTCGTCTGCGTGTGCGTGAGCTAGTTGCATTTGGACGCTATCCATATTCGAAGGGTCGTTTAAACCAAGAAGATAAAGCGTTTGTGGACCAAGCGATTGATTATATGAATCTAAGAGATTTACAAGATCGTTTTCTGGATGAATTATCAGGTGGTCAAAAGCAACGTGCATTTATTGCGATGGTCATTGCACAAAATACTGATTACATTTTGCTAGATGAACCGTTAAATAACCTGGATATGAAGCACTCTGTACAGATTATGAAAATTTTAAGAATGCTAGTAGATGATCTTGGCAAAACGGTCGTTATTGTTTTGCATGATATTAACTTTGCATCCTTCTATTCAGATCGGATTGTCGCACTGAAGGAAGGAAAACTTGTAAAAAATGGTCCGACGCATGAGGTTATCAGGCCGGATTCACTTAGGGAAATATATGAGATGGATATTCCTGTTCAAGAGCAGGATGGATGTCGTGTATGTGTCTACTTTAACTCCTATACTTCTGAAGCAAATTAA
- a CDS encoding ABC transporter permease — translation MKLWMLSIAAIILSFVSLFIGAIDIGISDLLDPKSDKAHIFVISRLPRLLAIILAGAGMSIAGLIMQSLSRNKFASPSTTGTLDAAKLGILISMLLFPNVSYLQQVIFCFVFALLGTMVFMQILDRIKFKDVIFVPLIGIMYGNILSAITTFFAYEADLLQNISSWLMGSFTLIMSGRYELLYVSIPVIILAYLYANKFTVAGMGEDFTRNLGLSYKLVLNMGLILVAIISATVVLTVGVIPFLGLIVPNIVSLYLGDNLRKIIPHTALLGVVFLLLCDIIGRIIVHPYEIPVNITVAVIGSAIFLILLFRGRAYAK, via the coding sequence ATGAAACTATGGATGTTATCAATTGCGGCTATCATCCTGTCATTTGTATCCCTTTTCATTGGAGCAATTGACATTGGAATTAGTGACTTGCTGGACCCAAAGTCAGATAAGGCGCACATATTCGTAATCAGTCGATTACCACGACTGCTGGCCATTATTTTGGCAGGAGCAGGTATGAGTATTGCAGGTTTAATCATGCAATCATTAAGTCGAAATAAATTCGCATCACCTTCGACGACAGGTACGTTAGATGCAGCGAAACTAGGAATCTTAATTTCTATGCTTCTGTTTCCTAATGTATCTTATTTACAACAAGTGATTTTTTGTTTTGTATTTGCATTACTAGGGACGATGGTCTTTATGCAAATACTTGATCGTATTAAATTCAAAGATGTCATTTTCGTACCGCTGATTGGGATTATGTACGGAAATATATTGTCTGCGATTACGACATTCTTTGCCTATGAGGCAGATCTATTGCAAAATATTTCTTCCTGGTTAATGGGAAGCTTTACCTTAATTATGAGTGGTCGCTATGAACTGTTGTACGTAAGTATTCCGGTTATTATTCTAGCTTATTTATACGCCAATAAATTCACCGTTGCAGGAATGGGAGAAGACTTCACAAGAAACCTAGGATTAAGCTATAAACTTGTTCTAAATATGGGTCTAATACTCGTTGCCATTATATCAGCAACTGTTGTACTAACAGTGGGTGTTATTCCGTTCTTAGGTTTAATTGTACCGAATATTGTCTCACTGTACTTAGGAGATAATTTGCGTAAAATTATCCCACATACTGCATTGTTGGGTGTGGTGTTCCTATTACTATGTGACATTATTGGACGTATTATCGTTCATCCATATGAAATTCCAGTTAATATCACCGTTGCAGTTATCGGTAGTGCGATCTTCTTAATTTTGTTATTTAGGGGGAGAGCATATGCGAAGTAA
- a CDS encoding siderophore ABC transporter substrate-binding protein has product MKNKKLAFGLFALVLMFMLAACGSGEKASTEETKETSATADQSKKEEAGGVEYPMTVKPTIASVDSEDKGTIMFEDVTFDKMPEKMVVFDYGFLDTLDALGVEGVAGVAKDSTLPSHLKKYEADEYANIGTLKAPLLEDIAEIDPDVIFISGRQSPFYEDLKEIAPVVFVGTTQEDYWNTFLASVDTAAKMFGKEAKADEYIAKFDQAFEDIKAVAGNYKSSLVTMYNEGNLSGFGPESRFGYVYNLYGFKMVSGEIVDSTDHGSNFGFEAILEYNPEVLFVIDRTAAIGGKSNIASDMENDIVKKTDAYKNKRIIYLDGALWYLGGGGIQSELAKIEEIIDELK; this is encoded by the coding sequence ATGAAAAATAAGAAATTAGCTTTTGGACTTTTTGCTTTAGTACTTATGTTCATGCTTGCAGCTTGTGGTTCTGGTGAGAAGGCTTCAACAGAAGAGACAAAGGAAACAAGTGCTACAGCAGATCAATCTAAGAAAGAAGAAGCAGGTGGAGTTGAATATCCAATGACTGTAAAACCAACAATTGCTTCTGTTGATAGCGAAGATAAAGGAACAATCATGTTTGAAGATGTAACATTTGATAAAATGCCTGAAAAAATGGTGGTATTCGATTACGGATTCCTAGATACATTAGATGCTCTTGGAGTTGAAGGGGTTGCAGGTGTTGCAAAAGATTCTACATTACCATCACACCTTAAAAAATATGAAGCAGATGAGTATGCTAACATCGGTACACTAAAGGCTCCACTTCTTGAAGATATCGCAGAAATTGATCCGGATGTAATCTTCATTTCTGGTCGCCAATCACCATTCTATGAAGACTTAAAAGAAATTGCTCCTGTCGTATTTGTTGGAACTACACAGGAAGATTACTGGAATACATTCTTAGCATCTGTTGATACAGCTGCTAAAATGTTCGGCAAAGAAGCAAAAGCAGATGAATATATTGCTAAGTTTGATCAAGCATTTGAGGATATTAAAGCAGTAGCAGGCAACTATAAATCTTCCCTTGTAACAATGTACAACGAAGGGAACTTATCTGGTTTCGGTCCAGAATCTCGTTTCGGTTATGTGTATAACTTATACGGTTTCAAAATGGTATCTGGAGAAATCGTAGATTCAACAGACCATGGATCAAACTTCGGTTTCGAAGCAATTCTTGAATATAACCCAGAAGTATTATTTGTAATCGACCGTACAGCCGCAATCGGTGGTAAGTCAAATATCGCATCAGATATGGAAAATGACATTGTGAAAAAGACAGACGCATATAAAAACAAACGTATTATTTACTTAGATGGTGCTCTTTGGTACCTTGGTGGTGGCGGTATTCAATCTGAGCTAGCGAAGATTGAAGAAATTATTGATGAATTAAAATAA